One window from the genome of Sphingomonas lacunae encodes:
- a CDS encoding RsmB/NOP family class I SAM-dependent RNA methyltransferase: protein MTDPKTRRSRPARRSPAQADDDGRNVPGFPARLAAMKLLDAVIRRGESMDAVAANATRGLAPPDRALAIAISAEVCRHLVDLDALIDSATAQPLPADVKARMALRIALVQALVLGTPPHAAIATALPLVSGGPRKLVHGVFGTLIRAEAKLPAMPTLPEDVALRWTAAWGPAMVEGASAALAAAPPLDLTIKEPARTAEWAERLGGVSMIPGHVRLPRGGDVTRLGGFAEGAWWVQDLSAALPARLLGSGKGRTVLDIGAAPGGKTMQLAAAGWTVTGLDASERRLDRLSQNLARTGLEAECLRGDGRKLPDDREWDAVLLDAPCSATGIFRRHPDVLHRIMPRDIANRAELQALMLDAAAGVVKAGGSLVFATCSLEPEEGEGQIDAFLARQPYWSIDPIRTDEVPAGVHVAEQGWLRITPPDLAEAGGVDGFFMARLRLG, encoded by the coding sequence GTGACTGATCCCAAGACCCGCCGTTCGCGCCCTGCGCGCCGCTCCCCTGCCCAAGCGGATGATGATGGCCGCAATGTCCCCGGTTTTCCGGCACGACTCGCGGCGATGAAGTTGCTCGACGCGGTGATCCGCCGGGGCGAATCCATGGACGCGGTGGCGGCCAATGCGACACGCGGCCTTGCCCCGCCCGACCGGGCGCTGGCGATCGCCATCAGCGCCGAAGTGTGCCGCCATCTGGTCGATCTCGACGCGTTGATCGACAGTGCGACAGCGCAGCCGCTGCCCGCCGACGTCAAGGCGCGGATGGCGCTGCGCATCGCGCTGGTGCAGGCGCTGGTGCTGGGCACGCCGCCGCATGCCGCCATCGCCACCGCGCTGCCGCTGGTCAGTGGCGGGCCGCGCAAGCTGGTGCATGGGGTGTTCGGCACGCTGATCCGTGCCGAGGCCAAGCTGCCCGCAATGCCGACTCTCCCCGAAGACGTGGCGCTGCGCTGGACGGCGGCATGGGGCCCGGCGATGGTCGAGGGCGCGAGCGCCGCGCTGGCTGCCGCGCCGCCGCTCGACCTGACGATCAAGGAGCCGGCGCGTACAGCGGAATGGGCCGAACGGCTCGGCGGCGTTTCGATGATCCCCGGCCATGTCCGCCTGCCACGCGGCGGCGATGTGACCAGACTCGGCGGCTTTGCCGAAGGGGCATGGTGGGTGCAGGACCTGTCCGCCGCGCTGCCGGCGAGGTTGCTCGGTTCGGGCAAAGGGCGGACGGTGCTCGACATTGGCGCGGCACCGGGCGGCAAGACGATGCAGCTGGCGGCGGCAGGCTGGACGGTGACAGGGCTTGATGCCTCCGAACGGCGGCTCGACCGATTGTCGCAGAATCTGGCGCGGACAGGGCTGGAGGCCGAATGCCTGCGCGGCGACGGGCGCAAGCTGCCCGATGACCGCGAATGGGATGCAGTACTGCTCGACGCACCGTGCAGCGCGACCGGCATTTTTCGCCGTCACCCCGATGTGCTCCACCGCATCATGCCGCGCGATATCGCCAACCGCGCCGAATTGCAGGCGCTGATGCTCGATGCAGCGGCGGGCGTGGTCAAGGCTGGCGGATCACTGGTCTTCGCCACCTGCTCGCTCGAACCCGAAGAGGGCGAGGGACAGATCGACGCCTTTCTGGCTCGGCAACCCTATTGGTCGATCGATCCGATCCGCACTGACGAGGTGCCGGCAGGCGTGCATGTCGCCGAACAGGGCTGGCTCAGGATCACCCCGCCCGATCTGGCCGAGGCCGGTGGGGTGGACGGATTTTTCATGGCGCGGCTGAGGCTGGGGTAG
- a CDS encoding replicative DNA helicase has protein sequence MATVVELAATQTSRTEQALPANIEAEAAFLGACLIDNRVLEDLPVPLTPDHFFEPIHGRIFERMAQVAGNNMLANPVTLKPYFESDEAMRALGGPGYLAQLTGSGASLIGARDFARQIYDLALLRELVSVGRTLVERATDTSEALDPQAQIEEAESALYRVAGGEAELGQARSLGQAVTVAIAGVEKALNSGGHLSGVTTGLASVNAKIGGLHKSDLLILGGRPGMAKTSLATNIAFAAAERWVRDKADGIPDDKNMGAKTVFFSLEMSADQLATRILAEQARISSEALRMGRISHHEFDQLTEAAARLHELPLFIDDTPALTIAGLRARARRLNRKHGIGLIVVDYLQLLQGTGKAGDNRVQEISEISRGLKTLAKELNVPVLALSQLSRAVESREDKRPQLADLRESGSIEQDADMVLFLFREEYYVLGREPKRPVDGDDVKIYDDHAKWAAELERVAGISELIVAKQRHGATGKVRLHFESQFTKFSDLADDRYQGYDDDE, from the coding sequence ATGGCAACAGTAGTGGAATTGGCGGCGACTCAGACCAGCCGCACCGAGCAGGCGCTGCCTGCGAATATCGAGGCGGAGGCCGCGTTCCTCGGCGCCTGCCTGATCGATAACCGCGTGCTGGAGGATTTGCCCGTCCCGCTCACGCCCGATCATTTCTTTGAGCCCATCCACGGCCGCATTTTTGAGCGGATGGCGCAGGTCGCCGGCAATAATATGCTGGCCAATCCGGTCACGCTGAAACCTTATTTCGAATCTGATGAAGCGATGCGCGCCCTCGGCGGCCCCGGCTATCTCGCGCAGCTTACCGGATCGGGTGCCAGCCTGATTGGCGCGCGCGACTTTGCCCGCCAAATCTATGATCTCGCCCTGTTGCGCGAACTGGTCAGCGTTGGTCGCACCCTCGTCGAACGGGCCACTGATACCAGTGAGGCGCTTGATCCGCAGGCACAGATAGAGGAGGCCGAAAGCGCTCTCTACCGCGTCGCGGGGGGAGAGGCAGAGCTGGGACAGGCGCGCAGCCTCGGTCAGGCCGTCACCGTCGCGATCGCCGGCGTTGAAAAGGCGCTGAACTCGGGCGGCCATCTCTCGGGCGTCACCACCGGTCTTGCTTCGGTCAATGCCAAGATTGGCGGCCTTCACAAGTCCGACCTTCTGATCCTTGGCGGCCGTCCCGGCATGGCCAAGACCTCGCTCGCCACCAACATTGCCTTCGCCGCAGCCGAACGCTGGGTCCGGGACAAGGCGGACGGCATCCCCGATGACAAGAATATGGGGGCAAAGACCGTCTTCTTCAGCCTCGAAATGTCGGCCGATCAGCTCGCGACGCGTATCCTCGCCGAACAGGCGCGCATTTCGTCCGAGGCACTGCGCATGGGCCGCATCAGCCATCATGAATTTGACCAACTCACCGAAGCCGCCGCCCGTCTCCACGAACTACCGCTGTTCATTGACGATACGCCGGCGCTGACCATCGCCGGCCTGCGCGCCCGCGCCCGTCGCCTCAACCGGAAGCATGGCATTGGCCTGATCGTCGTCGACTATCTCCAGCTGCTTCAGGGCACCGGCAAGGCGGGCGACAACCGCGTGCAGGAAATCTCGGAGATCAGCCGCGGCCTCAAAACGCTGGCCAAAGAACTCAACGTCCCCGTCCTCGCCCTGTCACAGCTCAGCCGCGCGGTCGAAAGCCGCGAGGACAAGCGCCCGCAACTCGCTGACTTGCGTGAATCAGGCTCGATCGAACAGGACGCCGACATGGTGCTCTTCCTGTTCCGCGAGGAATATTATGTCCTCGGCCGCGAACCCAAGCGCCCGGTCGACGGCGACGATGTCAAAATCTATGACGATCACGCCAAATGGGCCGCCGAACTCGAACGTGTCGCCGGCATCTCCGAACTGATCGTCGCCAAACAGCGCCACGGCGCCACCGGCAAGGTCCGCCTGCACTTCGAAAGCCAGTTCACCAAATTCAGCGACCTCGCCGACGACCGCTACCAGGGCTATGACGACGACGAGTGA
- a CDS encoding UPF0262 family protein, whose amino-acid sequence MADPRIIDVTLDEATIIWRNADVEQERRIAIFDLLEGNHFKPLRDMGDGYAGPWKLAISVEEGRLVLAIGREDGTPHETIILSLGRFRRPIRDYFAICDSYYQAIRTSTADQIETVDMARRAVHNESAELLMERLDGKVELDFDTARRLFTLICVLHIKG is encoded by the coding sequence ATGGCCGACCCCCGCATCATTGACGTGACACTCGACGAAGCGACGATCATCTGGCGCAATGCCGATGTCGAGCAGGAGCGGCGCATTGCCATTTTCGATCTGTTGGAAGGCAATCATTTCAAGCCGTTGCGCGACATGGGTGATGGCTATGCGGGGCCGTGGAAACTGGCGATATCGGTCGAGGAAGGCCGGCTGGTCCTGGCCATTGGCCGTGAGGACGGCACCCCGCACGAAACAATCATCCTCAGCCTCGGCCGGTTCCGCCGTCCGATCCGCGACTATTTCGCCATATGCGACAGCTATTATCAGGCGATCCGCACATCGACCGCCGACCAGATCGAGACGGTCGATATGGCAAGGCGCGCCGTCCACAATGAATCCGCGGAGCTGCTGATGGAACGGCTCGACGGCAAGGTCGAACTGGATTTCGACACGGCGCGGCGCCTGTTCACGCTGATTTGTGTGCTGCACATCAAGGGATGA
- a CDS encoding GH25 family lysozyme, which yields MSAAISPVRRWMIRLVLLMLLAGAVVIGWKVWANGWRPDRSEWPMQGVAIGPENAPVSWPSLASQGANFAYIDATDGTGRANSAFTREQAAARASGFRVGAIHHFGLCTLASQQADGFVRLVPRDRDALPTAIILDLDEACPRKPTRALLLTELSTFLNQLETHMGKAAIIAPDRAFESEYSVSEAINRPLWLRSNRAEPATEGPDWIIWQANDTLKVAGSTGPTRWLVLNEGRHVAGDAGEGE from the coding sequence ATGAGTGCCGCCATTTCCCCTGTCCGCCGCTGGATGATCCGTCTGGTGCTGCTGATGCTGCTGGCCGGCGCTGTTGTGATCGGCTGGAAGGTCTGGGCCAATGGCTGGCGGCCCGACCGCAGCGAATGGCCGATGCAGGGCGTGGCGATCGGCCCCGAAAACGCGCCGGTCAGCTGGCCGAGCCTGGCCAGCCAAGGTGCCAATTTCGCTTATATAGACGCAACCGACGGCACAGGCCGGGCCAATTCCGCCTTTACCCGCGAGCAGGCGGCTGCCCGGGCATCGGGGTTCCGCGTCGGCGCGATCCATCACTTCGGGCTGTGCACCCTTGCCAGCCAGCAGGCCGACGGTTTTGTCCGGCTGGTGCCGCGCGACCGAGACGCGCTGCCCACCGCGATCATCCTCGACCTCGACGAGGCCTGCCCGAGGAAACCGACCCGGGCTCTGCTGCTGACCGAATTGTCGACCTTTCTCAACCAGCTGGAAACGCATATGGGCAAGGCCGCGATCATCGCGCCGGACAGGGCGTTCGAGAGCGAGTATAGCGTCAGCGAAGCAATCAACCGGCCTTTGTGGTTACGCAGCAACCGGGCCGAACCAGCGACAGAAGGGCCGGACTGGATAATCTGGCAAGCCAATGACACGCTGAAGGTAGCAGGATCGACCGGGCCGACGCGGTGGCTGGTGCTTAATGAAGGCCGCCATGTCGCGGGCGATGCGGGAGAGGGCGAATGA
- a CDS encoding cytidine deaminase, giving the protein MTRDQLIAAAKAAAANAHAPYSRFGVGAALLLDDGRVVTGTNFENASYGLTLCAETVALARANCEGDLRRVVEVAVIGGALQTDGSIAGGDAIYPCGRCRQMIHEAASLGGRDIIVHCSSADGAVVESHRMSELLPHAFGPGDLGVE; this is encoded by the coding sequence ATGACACGTGACCAACTGATCGCGGCGGCCAAGGCAGCAGCGGCCAACGCCCATGCCCCCTATTCCCGCTTTGGCGTGGGGGCGGCGCTGTTGCTCGATGACGGGCGGGTGGTCACCGGGACCAATTTCGAGAATGCCAGCTATGGCCTGACGCTGTGCGCCGAGACAGTGGCGCTGGCACGGGCCAATTGCGAGGGCGATTTGCGCCGGGTGGTCGAGGTGGCGGTGATCGGCGGCGCGTTGCAGACCGATGGATCGATTGCCGGCGGCGACGCGATCTATCCCTGCGGTCGTTGCCGGCAGATGATCCATGAGGCGGCAAGCCTTGGCGGACGCGACATCATCGTGCATTGCAGTTCGGCCGATGGCGCGGTGGTCGAAAGCCATCGGATGAGTGAGTTGCTGCCCCATGCCTTTGGGCCGGGCGATCTGGGTGTCGAATGA
- the dcd gene encoding dCTP deaminase → MAILSDKWIREQAQEHGMIEPFVEAQRRDGCISYGLSSYGYDARVAPEFKIFTNVHSTVVDPKQFDPNSFVDMETDCCVIPPNSFALARTVEYFRVPRDVLVICLGKSTYARCGIIVNVTPLEPGWEGHVTLEFSNTTPLPAKIYANEGACQFLFLKGNEPCETSYADRAGKYMGQRGVTLPRL, encoded by the coding sequence ATGGCAATTTTGTCGGACAAGTGGATCCGCGAGCAGGCGCAAGAGCATGGCATGATCGAGCCATTCGTCGAGGCGCAGCGCCGCGACGGATGCATCAGCTATGGCCTGTCTTCCTATGGCTATGACGCGCGCGTAGCCCCCGAATTCAAGATTTTCACCAACGTCCATTCGACGGTGGTCGACCCCAAGCAGTTTGACCCGAACAGCTTTGTTGACATGGAAACCGACTGTTGCGTCATCCCGCCGAACAGCTTTGCACTCGCCCGCACGGTCGAATATTTCCGTGTGCCGCGCGACGTGCTGGTCATCTGCCTTGGCAAGTCGACCTATGCGCGGTGCGGGATCATCGTGAACGTCACGCCGCTCGAACCCGGCTGGGAGGGGCATGTGACGCTGGAATTTTCCAACACCACCCCCCTGCCCGCGAAGATTTACGCAAATGAGGGGGCCTGCCAGTTCTTGTTCCTCAAGGGGAATGAGCCCTGTGAGACGAGCTATGCTGACCGGGCGGGCAAATATATGGGCCAGCGCGGGGTAACCTTGCCAAGGCTGTAG
- a CDS encoding saccharopine dehydrogenase family protein — MADTPRTYDLIVYGATGYTGRLVAEYLVQEYGGKADAPSWAMAGRSLEKLKEVRDLIGAPADTPLVKADANDPVSLDAMTKAARVIVTTVGPYQLYGNELVASCVANGTGYVDLCGEPAWMRQMIDQHDAAAKASGAHITFSCGFDSIPFDLGVQQLQAECVRRFGAPAPRIKGRVRAMNGKFSGGTAYSLRATMEAAAKDRSIIAILASPFGLTPGFEGPEQPRGDQPEYDEALGSWAAPFIMATINTKNVHRSNALLGHAWGSDFVYDEMLLTGPGDQGEAAAKFVASTPMIGTPNDPKPGEGPTKEERDNGNYDVMFVAEYPDGRTARLSIKGDKDPGYGSTSKMLAEAGIALLSTDKPGGVWTPGALLGDALVKRLQDHAGLTFTVEG; from the coding sequence ATGGCAGACACCCCCCGGACCTATGACCTGATCGTCTATGGCGCGACCGGCTATACCGGTCGGCTGGTCGCCGAATATCTGGTGCAGGAATATGGTGGCAAGGCCGATGCCCCGAGCTGGGCGATGGCCGGTCGCAGCCTTGAGAAGCTGAAAGAGGTGCGCGACCTGATCGGCGCACCGGCCGACACACCGCTGGTCAAGGCCGACGCCAATGACCCCGTCTCGCTCGACGCGATGACCAAGGCGGCGCGGGTGATCGTTACTACCGTTGGCCCTTATCAGCTCTATGGCAATGAGCTGGTCGCGAGCTGTGTCGCCAATGGCACCGGCTATGTCGACCTGTGCGGCGAGCCGGCGTGGATGCGCCAGATGATCGACCAGCATGATGCCGCCGCCAAGGCGAGCGGTGCGCACATCACCTTCTCCTGCGGATTTGACTCGATCCCCTTCGATCTGGGCGTGCAGCAGTTGCAGGCCGAATGCGTCCGCCGCTTTGGCGCCCCTGCCCCGCGCATCAAGGGCCGGGTGCGGGCGATGAACGGCAAATTCTCTGGCGGTACCGCCTACAGCCTGCGCGCCACGATGGAAGCGGCGGCCAAGGACCGCAGCATCATCGCCATCCTCGCCAGCCCGTTCGGCCTGACACCGGGCTTTGAAGGGCCGGAACAGCCGCGCGGCGACCAGCCCGAATATGACGAGGCGCTGGGCAGCTGGGCGGCGCCGTTCATCATGGCGACGATCAACACCAAGAATGTCCATCGCTCCAACGCCCTGCTCGGCCATGCCTGGGGCAGCGACTTTGTCTATGACGAAATGCTGCTGACCGGCCCCGGTGATCAGGGCGAGGCAGCGGCCAAGTTCGTCGCCTCCACCCCGATGATCGGCACACCCAATGACCCCAAGCCGGGCGAAGGCCCGACCAAGGAGGAGCGCGACAACGGCAATTATGACGTGATGTTCGTTGCCGAATATCCCGATGGCCGCACCGCGCGCCTGTCGATCAAGGGCGACAAGGACCCCGGCTATGGCTCAACGTCCAAGATGCTGGCCGAAGCGGGCATCGCCCTCCTCTCGACCGACAAGCCGGGCGGCGTGTGGACGCCGGGCGCACTGCTGGGCGATGCGCTCGTCAAGCGGTTGCAGGACCATGCCGGCCTGACCTTCACGGTCGAGGGCTGA
- a CDS encoding acyl-CoA thioesterase yields MSETDVKASEAVLSLDELLAAGTAGDGKRHYHIGSDWMQGRTAYGGISAAAALHSAMVEHPGDAPLRTAQISFIGPVGGECDVTTRMLRQSKSSRFVGADLVSESGYGTNAVFSFMKPRESHVDLEQILPPEIREPDQLECVPEHPARPSFTRKFEMRPVSGRGFGHGKDEALIVTWVKWIDQPACDPHIALLALADALPPAAMTAFHQFGPISSSTWIQHFLTDHPVTTDGWWLLVTRSHHVRRGFSAQDMYIFDADRRLVSMGGQGVALYI; encoded by the coding sequence ATGAGCGAAACGGACGTAAAGGCCAGTGAAGCCGTGCTGTCGCTGGACGAATTGCTGGCGGCTGGCACGGCCGGCGATGGCAAGCGGCATTATCATATCGGCAGCGACTGGATGCAGGGGCGCACGGCCTATGGCGGCATTTCCGCCGCTGCCGCGTTGCACTCGGCGATGGTCGAGCATCCCGGCGACGCGCCCTTGCGCACCGCCCAGATCAGCTTCATCGGTCCGGTCGGCGGGGAGTGCGACGTAACGACGCGAATGCTGCGCCAGTCAAAGTCGAGCCGCTTTGTCGGTGCCGATCTGGTGTCGGAATCGGGTTATGGCACCAATGCGGTGTTCAGCTTCATGAAGCCGCGTGAGAGCCATGTGGACCTGGAGCAGATCCTGCCGCCCGAAATACGTGAGCCCGACCAGCTCGAATGTGTGCCCGAGCATCCGGCGCGGCCCAGCTTCACCCGCAAGTTCGAGATGCGGCCGGTGAGCGGGCGCGGTTTTGGCCATGGCAAGGACGAGGCGTTGATCGTCACTTGGGTGAAGTGGATCGACCAGCCGGCCTGTGACCCGCACATTGCCCTGCTGGCGCTGGCCGATGCCCTGCCGCCGGCTGCCATGACGGCGTTCCACCAGTTCGGCCCAATCAGTTCATCGACCTGGATCCAGCATTTTCTGACCGATCACCCGGTGACCACCGATGGCTGGTGGCTGCTGGTCACCCGGTCCCACCATGTCCGCAGGGGTTTTTCGGCGCAGGACATGTATATTTTCGACGCCGACCGGCGGTTGGTGTCGATGGGCGGACAGGGGGTCGCGCTCTACATCTGA
- a CDS encoding ATP-binding protein: MPRIGPRSLAGQLMLVTAIALMLAQAINLALLVQSQRHERVAAIAAGAAAQIGEARERLELGVPVDRRGGFRRDRRDDDGRRGRDRIDDDDDDDRRPEDMRRRRVLIDDVPRFRPEMNEWPELAYRVSRHLADNGVAVQDVRAAHMDAPAPIAAMMARPRGAQIVAVAARLDDGRWITIRARLPGAAPWLGNMLLVQTLILFALLLGPLLFVAWRVSRPLSRLAQAASDTRPGVEAEAVRESGPEDVRALTRAFNAMRRRIHAMLSEKDHMLGAIGHDLRTPLASLRVRVEQVEDEALRDRMAATITDMAAMLDDILSLARAGQPVEQPEPTDLAAMIGAIAEDYQAMGRPVTLAAEGALVSRRIRPSSMRRAIRNLVDNAVTYGGSAELGLSRGSDGSVTISVDDKGPGIPAHRMADMLEPFARMEQSRNRNTGGSGLGLTLARAIAQAEGGTLTLGNRPTGGLSARITLPPEG; encoded by the coding sequence ATGCCACGGATTGGTCCACGCAGTCTCGCCGGCCAGTTAATGCTGGTGACGGCGATTGCCCTGATGTTGGCGCAGGCGATCAACCTCGCGCTGCTTGTCCAGAGTCAGCGGCACGAACGGGTCGCAGCCATCGCCGCCGGTGCGGCCGCCCAGATCGGTGAGGCTCGCGAACGGCTGGAACTGGGTGTCCCTGTGGACCGCCGCGGCGGTTTCCGGCGCGACCGCAGGGATGATGATGGACGGCGCGGACGCGACCGAATTGATGATGATGACGATGATGACCGGCGGCCTGAGGACATGCGCCGCCGCCGCGTCCTGATTGATGATGTTCCCCGCTTTCGGCCCGAAATGAACGAGTGGCCAGAGCTTGCCTACCGCGTGAGCCGCCACCTCGCTGACAATGGCGTTGCTGTGCAGGACGTCCGCGCCGCCCATATGGACGCCCCAGCGCCGATCGCGGCAATGATGGCCCGCCCGCGTGGGGCACAGATTGTCGCGGTGGCGGCACGTCTCGATGATGGCCGCTGGATCACCATTCGTGCCCGTCTGCCCGGTGCCGCGCCGTGGCTGGGCAACATGCTGCTCGTTCAGACGCTGATATTGTTCGCTTTACTGCTTGGTCCCTTGCTGTTCGTTGCATGGCGCGTATCGCGGCCGCTCTCCCGCCTGGCCCAGGCTGCTAGCGATACCCGGCCCGGTGTCGAGGCAGAGGCGGTGAGGGAATCGGGACCGGAGGATGTCCGTGCGTTGACCCGCGCCTTCAACGCCATGCGCCGCCGCATCCACGCCATGCTCAGCGAAAAGGATCATATGCTCGGCGCCATCGGCCATGACCTGCGAACCCCGCTGGCCTCCCTGCGGGTGCGGGTGGAGCAGGTGGAGGATGAGGCACTGCGTGACCGGATGGCCGCCACCATCACCGATATGGCGGCGATGCTTGACGACATTCTCTCGCTCGCCCGGGCCGGCCAGCCGGTCGAACAACCTGAACCGACGGATCTTGCCGCCATGATCGGGGCGATAGCCGAGGATTATCAGGCGATGGGCCGCCCGGTCACGCTGGCTGCGGAGGGAGCGCTGGTCAGCCGTCGCATTCGCCCATCGTCGATGCGCCGGGCGATCCGCAATCTGGTGGACAACGCGGTGACCTATGGCGGGTCAGCCGAACTCGGCTTGTCACGGGGCAGTGACGGCAGCGTGACGATCAGCGTCGATGATAAAGGCCCCGGCATCCCCGCGCACCGCATGGCGGACATGCTCGAACCCTTTGCCCGGATGGAACAGTCACGCAACCGCAACACTGGTGGCTCCGGCCTTGGTCTCACCCTCGCCCGGGCCATCGCCCAGGCGGAAGGCGGCACGCTGACGCTAGGCAACCGCCCGACTGGCGGCCTCTCCGCAAGGATCACCTTACCGCCCGAAGGCTAA
- a CDS encoding response regulator — MTDQPTRLLLVDDESSIREPLGEYLTGQGFVVDSAASAAEARSLLLSGSYDLVISDIMMPGEDGLSLTRHLREVHRLPVILLTARSEETERVIGLEIGADDYVVKPFGPRELVARIRAVLRRAAAEQRVAAEGEGEIYRFGDWALSTTERGLRHGDGREVALSTGEYQLLLALVRHPRQVMSRDRLLDIVRGRDADVFDRSIDNLISRLRRKIEDDSREPHLIKTVWGGGYTFGAEVRRSGG, encoded by the coding sequence ATGACCGACCAGCCGACCCGCCTTCTCCTTGTTGATGACGAAAGCTCTATCCGTGAGCCGCTTGGCGAGTATCTCACCGGTCAGGGTTTTGTGGTGGACAGCGCCGCCAGCGCGGCAGAGGCCCGCTCGCTGCTGTTGTCGGGCAGTTATGACCTGGTGATCAGCGACATCATGATGCCGGGGGAGGATGGCCTGTCGCTCACCCGTCACCTGCGTGAAGTGCACAGACTTCCGGTCATTTTGCTGACCGCGCGCAGCGAAGAGACGGAGCGGGTCATTGGCCTGGAGATTGGCGCTGACGACTATGTCGTCAAACCCTTTGGCCCGCGTGAGCTGGTCGCCCGTATCCGCGCCGTCTTGCGCCGTGCCGCCGCCGAACAGCGTGTCGCCGCCGAAGGGGAGGGCGAAATCTATCGCTTTGGCGACTGGGCGCTGTCGACCACCGAACGCGGCCTGCGCCATGGCGACGGGCGCGAGGTCGCCCTGTCGACCGGTGAATATCAACTGCTGCTGGCGCTGGTCCGCCATCCCCGGCAGGTGATGAGCCGTGACCGGTTGCTCGACATTGTCAGGGGGCGTGACGCTGATGTGTTTGACCGTTCGATCGACAATCTCATCAGCCGGCTTCGCCGCAAGATCGAGGATGATTCGCGTGAGCCGCATCTGATCAAGACCGTATGGGGTGGCGGTTATACTTTTGGCGCTGAAGTGCGCCGCAGCGGGGGCTGA
- a CDS encoding EF-hand domain-containing protein: MKTIVKISIGAAALALTAGGVAMAQQGDRRSMSADANNDGNVTRAEAQAAATARFARMDANDDGRLTSEDRGAARERRHGEMFTAMDSDRNGSISRAEWDAHHARMAERRAARADDDDDRREHRGRGRGRDDMHGRAGGEDRGMSMMRRADTNNDNAVDRAEFLAAAESRFQRADANNDGTISAAERQAMRERMGERRQERRERRGDDDRRSTPSPATGTN, translated from the coding sequence ATGAAAACTATCGTGAAAATCAGCATCGGTGCAGCAGCGCTTGCCTTGACCGCTGGCGGTGTCGCCATGGCCCAGCAGGGTGATCGGCGATCCATGTCGGCGGACGCCAACAATGACGGCAATGTCACCCGCGCCGAGGCGCAGGCCGCTGCCACCGCGCGCTTTGCCCGGATGGATGCCAATGATGATGGCCGTCTGACTTCTGAGGACAGGGGTGCAGCGCGTGAACGTCGCCATGGTGAAATGTTCACCGCTATGGACAGTGACCGCAACGGTTCCATCAGCCGTGCCGAATGGGACGCTCATCATGCCCGGATGGCCGAACGACGCGCTGCCCGCGCTGATGATGACGATGACAGGCGCGAACATCGCGGTCGTGGTCGTGGCCGTGACGACATGCACGGCCGGGCGGGCGGTGAAGACCGTGGGATGTCCATGATGCGCCGCGCCGACACCAACAATGACAATGCGGTGGACCGCGCCGAATTCCTCGCCGCCGCCGAGAGCCGCTTCCAGCGCGCGGACGCCAACAATGACGGCACGATAAGCGCCGCCGAGCGCCAAGCCATGCGTGAGCGTATGGGTGAGCGGCGGCAGGAGCGTCGCGAACGACGCGGTGATGATGACCGCCGGTCAACACCGTCACCGGCCACTGGCACCAACTGA